A stretch of the Acyrthosiphon pisum isolate AL4f chromosome A2, pea_aphid_22Mar2018_4r6ur, whole genome shotgun sequence genome encodes the following:
- the LOC100574825 gene encoding uncharacterized protein LOC100574825 — protein sequence MHKCIVCNNKSDNTKINRPVVRFHRFHKNEHTKRKWLKAIGIDRCHEWQCVCSDHFLEENYKRRYCGILLRNAIPQPYDRNGFPSNYATQSNDVETGNNVILPMETNIIREEHIENAAVYNFNSPGRTSRLTRNNEE from the exons atgcataagtGTATAGTGTGCAATAATAAATCGGATAACACCAAAATCAATCGTCCAGTAGTTCGTTTTCATCG ATTTCACAAGAATGAACATACAAAAAGAAAATGGCTCAAAGCTATAGGAATTGACCGCTGTCATGAATGGCAATGTGTATGTAGTGATcattttttagaagaaaattatAAGCGAAGATATTGTGGAATTTTATTACGTAACGCTATTCCCCAACCTTATGATCGAAATGGTTTTCCTTCAAA ttatgctACTCAAAGTAATGATGTTGAAACtggaaataatgtaattttaccaatggaaacaaatattataag AGAGGAACATATTGAAAATGCtgctgtatataattttaattcaccaGGACGGACTTCTAGGCTTACTAGAAACAATGAGGAGTAG